In Sphingobacterium sp. SYP-B4668, the sequence TTTATGAAAGAAGACAATGTTTGGCAGATACAATGCAAACGAGGATTTAGTTTTCCTAATTCGATCTTGATGACATGGGGCAATCGTAAAGCATTCTTTGATGCCGATAAAGACCATACTCCTGAAAGTTTGTTTATTTTTTCAAAAAATGATGCCTCCAACCTCGACAAACAACAATCCGTATTCCTATTGCTATTTCATCAACGACAATTTTACACCATTGAATCCAAAGCTGAAGATCAATATATACAAAATTATTACTCGGATAATTTTGATAAGTTACCAGCGGTAATAAAAGACAGGATACTTGACTATTGGAAGAAATTAGATAAGACCAATTAAGATCTAGCGTCTAATATCAAATCCTATCCCTCTTACAGCATGTATACCTAGCGCTGTATCATGAATTAGATACTTGCGCAATCTACTAATGAAAACATCCATGCTTCTTCCAGAATCTGTTCTCTAGTTACAACTTGGTGATTACGTGCCCATAAATAACTCAACAGATGCATCTCTCGTTCGGTCAATCGAAAAGTTTCATTTTCATGAATCAATACAAAATTGGCTTGATTCAAGACATAGGTTCCGATATGGATTTCATTCGGGGGTGTTAGTGTATGACTTCTACGTAATATATTTTGGATACGCAGCACCAGCTCTTCGGGGTCGCAGGGCTTGGTGATATAATCATCGATTATCAAGATACCCAAAAGGTGAGCGCCACAATCCGATTTAACTTTGGGAACCCAACCATCAAGAACAACAAGACCATTGATAGGATTGAAGAACAAAATCGTCTTTGAAGGATAAAATCGACCAGTAATGGACTTCTGACCATTGTATCCGAAAAAGTAAATTACCACAGGAAGGGATGCACGATACCTAGGTGAGTATTGTTTTGCGGGAGACTCTTTATTGAAGTTAAAGGGAAGCAATAAATTCATATTTAATCGACCTACTCTGTTAAAAATGACTAACTTTGCGAAAGTTGTGAAAACCATATATTTAAAAATGAGTGCAGATATAAACAAACTAGAACAAATCGCATCACAAGTAAGACGTGACATCGTACGTATGGTACACGCATGTCAGTCAGGACACCCTGGAGGATCATTGGGTTGTACCGATTATTTTGTGGCGCTTTATTTCAATGCCATGAAACATGATCCATCTTTCAATATGGATGGAATCGGGGAAGATTTATTTTTCTTGTCGAATGGCCACATTTCACCAGTGTTCTACAGTACCTTGGCGCATGCTGGTTATTTTGAAATTAGTGAACTAGCCACCTTCAGAAAAATCAACTCTCGTCTTCAAGGACACCCGACTACACACGAGCACCTTCCGGGTATCCGTATTGCGTCTGGTTCATTGGGTCAAGGTCTTTCGGTAGCTATTGGTGCTGCACAAGCAAAGAAATTAAACAAGGATAGTAACCTTGTGTATGTATTGATGGGAGATGGGGAACTTCAAGAGGGTCAAGTATGGGAAGCTGCGATGTATGCTCCACATAATAAAGTCGACAATCTGATTGCTACTGTTGACTATAACAAAGCGCAGATTGATGGCTCCACGGACCAGGTCCTCTCCTTGGGTAACCTTCGTGCTAAATGGGAAGCATTCGGCTGGGATGTCATGGAAATTGAAAAAGGTAATGACATGACTGCAGTAGTGGCTGGACTTGCTGAAGCGAAATCGCGTACTGGAAAAGGAAAGCCAGTTGTTATTCTCCTGCACACCGAAATGGGCAATGGTGTAGACTTCATGATGGGCTCTCACAAGTGGCATGGGGTCGCTCCAAATGATGACCAATTGGCATCTGCATTAGGTCAATTAACGGAAACTTTAGGAGATTATTAATTATACCAGATATTAGTATTTAGACATTAGTACTTAGCATTTGTATTTTAACACATTTACTGGAATCTAACTACTAACTACTCCATACTAACTACTCGATATTAAAAGAATGAAAAAATACACATACACAGAATCAAAAGACACACGTTCGGGATTTGGAGCTGGATTATTAGAAGCAGGTAAGCAAGACGAAAATGTTGTGGCGCTATGTGCTGACTTAATCGGTTCACTAAAAATGAACGACTTCATAAAAGAATTTCCAGAGCGCTTCTTCCAAATTGGTATCGCAGAAGCGAACATGATGGGTATTGCAGCAGGATTGACTATTGGTGGAAAAATTCCATTCACGGGAACTTTCGCTAACTTTTCAACAGGTCGTGTCTACGATCAGATTCGTCAGTCTATTGCTTATTCAGACAAAAATGTTAAGATTGCGGCCTCACATGCTGGATTGACTTTGGGTGAAGATGGTGCTACTCATCAAATCTTAGAGGATATCGGCTTAATGAAAATGCTGCCAGGAATGACCGTCATCAACCCTTGTGATTTCAATCAAACTAAAGCTGCTACTATAGCTGTTTCCAAACATCAGGGTCCGGTCTATTTACGTTTTGGACGTCCTGTAGTACCTAACTTTACTCCTGCTGACCAAGAGTTTGTTATTGGAAAAGCGGTCCTGTTGAACGAAGGTACAGATGTCACGATTATAGCAACTGGACACTTAGTATGGGAGGCTATCCAAGCTGGGGAAAAACTGGCGGAATTGGGCATCAGTGCCGAGATTGTTAACATCCACACGATTAAACCTTTAGATGAAGAAGCTATTTTAGCGTCTGTTGGCAAGACAAAATGTGTCGTCACTGCTGAAGAGCACAACCGTCTTGGTGGATTGGGTGACAGCGTGGCTCAAGTATTGGCTAAACATCTTCCTAGCCCACAAGAGTACGTTGCGGTCAACGACAGTTTTGGTGAGTCGGGTACCCCTGCTCAACTTATGGAAAAATACGGATTGAATGCAGACGCTATT encodes:
- a CDS encoding response regulator transcription factor, with protein sequence MNLLLPFNFNKESPAKQYSPRYRASLPVVIYFFGYNGQKSITGRFYPSKTILFFNPINGLVVLDGWVPKVKSDCGAHLLGILIIDDYITKPCDPEELVLRIQNILRRSHTLTPPNEIHIGTYVLNQANFVLIHENETFRLTEREMHLLSYLWARNHQVVTREQILEEAWMFSLVDCASI
- a CDS encoding transketolase; its protein translation is MSADINKLEQIASQVRRDIVRMVHACQSGHPGGSLGCTDYFVALYFNAMKHDPSFNMDGIGEDLFFLSNGHISPVFYSTLAHAGYFEISELATFRKINSRLQGHPTTHEHLPGIRIASGSLGQGLSVAIGAAQAKKLNKDSNLVYVLMGDGELQEGQVWEAAMYAPHNKVDNLIATVDYNKAQIDGSTDQVLSLGNLRAKWEAFGWDVMEIEKGNDMTAVVAGLAEAKSRTGKGKPVVILLHTEMGNGVDFMMGSHKWHGVAPNDDQLASALGQLTETLGDY
- a CDS encoding transketolase family protein translates to MKKYTYTESKDTRSGFGAGLLEAGKQDENVVALCADLIGSLKMNDFIKEFPERFFQIGIAEANMMGIAAGLTIGGKIPFTGTFANFSTGRVYDQIRQSIAYSDKNVKIAASHAGLTLGEDGATHQILEDIGLMKMLPGMTVINPCDFNQTKAATIAVSKHQGPVYLRFGRPVVPNFTPADQEFVIGKAVLLNEGTDVTIIATGHLVWEAIQAGEKLAELGISAEIVNIHTIKPLDEEAILASVGKTKCVVTAEEHNRLGGLGDSVAQVLAKHLPSPQEYVAVNDSFGESGTPAQLMEKYGLNADAIVAAAQKVIKRK